Proteins from one Niallia circulans genomic window:
- a CDS encoding NAD-dependent epimerase/dehydratase family protein — MVKVLVTGGASNSMAVKLVEKLTANGMKVVLADNCEWDFDINLKGMASYYKTDLDKRELATIFKQEDIDIVLHLKQELITSNAMKDSFDQSEVNIATTINVLEACADAKVKKVIFPSAISVYGNQTEEAVEDTFLDPALFEGLSKKMEEKYVMHYHKLYSLPYTILRFADIYGIQNKGFITANLERALDGQAPVIYGDGKQLRNFIYIDDAVDAILASLTKGDNEIINIASQRMYSFQEAAEMIGEQVNLHPIYKDSQDESASSCSVSVAKAKNFLGWKANISLREGLAKAMQQLSVKKLSN; from the coding sequence ATGGTGAAGGTACTTGTGACTGGGGGAGCCAGTAATAGCATGGCAGTTAAGCTAGTAGAAAAGCTAACAGCGAATGGAATGAAGGTAGTGCTGGCAGATAATTGTGAATGGGATTTCGATATAAATCTTAAAGGAATGGCTAGCTATTATAAAACGGATCTGGACAAAAGAGAGCTTGCTACCATTTTTAAACAGGAAGACATAGATATTGTTTTGCATCTAAAACAGGAGCTTATTACCTCTAATGCTATGAAGGATTCATTTGATCAGTCAGAAGTGAATATTGCTACAACGATAAATGTACTGGAGGCATGTGCCGACGCTAAAGTAAAAAAGGTGATTTTTCCAAGTGCTATATCTGTTTATGGAAATCAAACCGAAGAGGCAGTTGAAGATACCTTTTTAGATCCAGCCCTTTTTGAAGGCTTATCGAAAAAGATGGAAGAGAAGTATGTCATGCACTATCATAAGCTATATTCTTTACCATATACCATTTTAAGATTTGCAGATATATATGGCATCCAAAATAAAGGATTCATTACAGCCAATTTGGAAAGAGCGTTAGATGGACAGGCTCCTGTTATTTATGGCGATGGAAAACAGCTTCGGAACTTTATTTATATTGATGATGCCGTTGATGCTATTTTAGCTTCCTTGACAAAGGGAGATAATGAAATAATCAATATTGCCTCACAGCGTATGTACAGTTTCCAAGAAGCAGCAGAAATGATTGGAGAGCAGGTAAATCTGCATCCGATTTATAAGGATTCACAAGACGAATCTGCTTCCTCTTGTTCTGTATCTGTTGCAAAGGCAAAGAATTTTTTAGGTTGGAAAGCAAATATATCATTGCGTGAGGGGCTTGCAAAGGCAATGCAGCAATTAAGCGTCAAAAAGCTTTCTAACTAG
- a CDS encoding intercompartmental signaling factor BofC — translation MKTRFLLLFSILLIILLSASPAWENEVNAQSPKKFAVLLQRVYLDGEVSEECIEETIWSMEDFWSKYENWQLVNMDSHQFVFKQEMDDISPLLKANGYFGVSDEGILGVYNGKPNKSNIIQSFFQIDLEKLESTQQKSLQNGIPIKNKNRYVEVLETFKSLDTNNLAN, via the coding sequence ATGAAAACCAGATTCCTTTTATTGTTCTCTATTCTTCTTATCATTCTATTATCTGCGTCCCCGGCCTGGGAGAATGAAGTCAATGCACAATCTCCGAAGAAGTTCGCTGTTCTGCTCCAAAGAGTATATTTAGATGGAGAAGTAAGTGAAGAGTGTATAGAGGAAACGATATGGTCGATGGAAGATTTCTGGTCCAAATATGAGAACTGGCAACTGGTGAATATGGATAGTCACCAATTTGTCTTTAAGCAGGAAATGGATGATATTTCGCCATTACTTAAAGCAAATGGCTATTTCGGAGTCTCAGATGAAGGCATTTTAGGTGTTTACAACGGTAAACCGAATAAGTCGAACATAATCCAATCCTTTTTCCAAATCGACTTAGAGAAGCTGGAATCCACGCAGCAAAAAAGTTTGCAAAACGGTATTCCAATCAAAAACAAGAATCGTTATGTCGAAGTTCTCGAGACATTTAAAAGTCTCGATACCAATAATCTAGCGAATTGA
- the ruvA gene encoding Holliday junction branch migration protein RuvA, translating to MYEYIKGKIEYIGPEYIVVENNDIGYQIKTPNPFSFSSMAKQNIIVYTYHYVREDMISLYGFRSQDEKTLFTKLLNVSGIGPKGALAILASGEPDQVISAIENEDEAFLVKFPGVGKKTARQMILDLKGKLSDIMPDFFPDLFNVDEVEQKKAGATQLDEALLALTALGYSDREVKKVVPQLKKEQLTTDEYIKLALKLLLK from the coding sequence TTGTACGAATATATTAAAGGGAAAATAGAATATATTGGACCTGAATACATAGTGGTTGAAAATAATGACATCGGTTATCAGATAAAAACACCGAATCCTTTCTCTTTCTCATCAATGGCAAAGCAGAATATTATTGTTTATACGTATCATTATGTAAGAGAAGATATGATAAGCTTATACGGTTTCCGCTCACAGGATGAAAAGACTTTATTTACAAAGCTGCTTAATGTATCGGGAATTGGGCCGAAGGGAGCGCTTGCTATTTTGGCTTCAGGTGAGCCGGATCAAGTGATTTCTGCCATTGAAAATGAGGATGAAGCATTTTTAGTGAAATTCCCTGGCGTCGGCAAAAAGACTGCAAGGCAAATGATTCTCGACTTGAAAGGAAAGCTGTCAGACATTATGCCAGATTTCTTTCCCGATTTATTCAATGTGGATGAAGTGGAACAGAAAAAAGCTGGTGCCACACAATTGGATGAAGCACTTCTAGCATTAACTGCACTTGGTTACTCGGATAGAGAGGTAAAGAAGGTCGTGCCGCAGCTGAAGAAGGAACAGCTTACGACAGACGAGTACATAAAGCTTGCGTTAAAGCTGCTTCTCAAATAA
- the ruvB gene encoding Holliday junction branch migration DNA helicase RuvB, whose translation MDDRIVSGEADSLEVSFEQSLRPLRLKEYIGQDKVKDNLEVFIEAAKFREEALDHVLLYGPPGLGKTTLATIIANEMGVNIRTTAGPAIERPGDLAAILTALEPGDVLFIDEIHRLPRSIEEVLYPAMEDYCLDIVIGKGPSARSVRLDLPPFTLVGATTRAGSVSAPLRDRFGVLSRLEYYNENQLTNIVVRTAQVLNVDIEDGAALEIARRSRGTPRIANRLLRRVRDFAQVKGNGSITDKLAHDSLELLQVDRLGLDHIDHKLLIGMIHKFRGGPVGLETIAATIGEEAHTIEDVYEPYLLQIGFLQRTPRGRIVTDLGYEHLNIEKEF comes from the coding sequence TTGGATGACCGCATCGTATCTGGAGAAGCCGACTCATTGGAAGTTTCCTTCGAGCAGAGTTTGCGTCCCCTTCGATTAAAAGAGTATATCGGCCAGGATAAAGTGAAAGATAATCTGGAAGTGTTCATAGAAGCGGCAAAATTTAGGGAAGAAGCCCTTGACCATGTCCTGTTGTATGGACCTCCAGGATTAGGGAAAACAACCTTGGCGACGATTATTGCAAATGAAATGGGCGTTAATATCAGGACGACTGCCGGGCCGGCAATTGAAAGGCCAGGTGATTTGGCTGCCATCCTCACTGCATTGGAGCCTGGAGATGTTCTTTTTATTGATGAGATCCACAGACTTCCCCGTTCTATTGAGGAAGTACTTTACCCTGCAATGGAAGACTATTGCTTGGATATTGTGATTGGCAAGGGTCCAAGTGCAAGGTCTGTCCGTCTTGATTTGCCGCCATTTACATTAGTTGGAGCGACAACAAGAGCCGGTTCTGTGTCTGCACCGCTTAGAGACCGATTCGGTGTCTTGAGCAGGCTGGAGTATTATAATGAAAACCAGTTAACAAATATTGTGGTCCGCACGGCCCAAGTACTTAACGTCGATATCGAGGACGGCGCAGCGTTGGAAATTGCCAGAAGATCAAGAGGGACACCAAGGATTGCGAACCGTTTGCTGAGAAGGGTAAGGGATTTTGCCCAAGTTAAAGGGAATGGTAGCATCACGGATAAACTCGCACATGATTCTCTCGAGCTTTTGCAAGTTGACCGTTTAGGTTTAGACCATATTGACCATAAATTATTAATAGGCATGATTCATAAATTTAGAGGCGGACCTGTTGGATTAGAGACAATTGCTGCAACCATTGGTGAGGAGGCTCATACGATTGAGGATGTTTATGAGCCATATTTACTGCAGATAGGCTTTTTGCAGCGAACACCGCGTGGAAGGATTGTCACTGATTTAGGCTACGAGCATTTAAATATAGAAAAAGAGTTTTAA
- the queA gene encoding tRNA preQ1(34) S-adenosylmethionine ribosyltransferase-isomerase QueA — MKVDLFDFHLPEELIAQVPLKDRTSSRLMVVDKETGSLEHRTFKDIIEYINPGDCLVLNDTRVLPARLHGEKEDTGAHIEVLLLKQQEGEQWETLVKPAKRVKKGTIISFGAGKLKAVCKEELEHGGRVLEFLYDGIFYEILDELGEMPLPPYIKETLDDQDRYQTVYAKERGSAAAPTAGLHFTEELLEELKAKGVHIAFITLHVGLGTFRPVNVDDIDKHEMHAEFYQLTAGTAKLLNKVREEGGRILSVGTTSTRTLETIASANDGKFVESNGWTSIFIYPGYEFKGIDGMITNFHLPKSTLIMLVSALSSRENILHAYETAVQERYRFFSFGDAMFIR; from the coding sequence GTGAAAGTAGATTTATTTGATTTTCATCTGCCTGAAGAGTTGATTGCCCAAGTTCCTTTAAAGGACAGAACAAGCAGCCGGCTTATGGTAGTTGATAAGGAAACAGGCAGTTTGGAGCATCGTACATTCAAGGATATCATTGAATACATTAACCCTGGTGACTGCCTTGTTCTTAATGATACGAGAGTTCTTCCTGCAAGACTGCATGGTGAAAAGGAAGATACTGGTGCACATATTGAGGTGCTTCTGCTTAAGCAGCAGGAAGGCGAGCAATGGGAAACTTTAGTAAAGCCTGCAAAGCGTGTGAAGAAGGGAACAATTATTTCCTTTGGAGCTGGTAAACTGAAGGCAGTATGTAAAGAAGAGCTGGAGCATGGAGGAAGAGTTCTGGAATTCCTGTATGACGGAATTTTTTATGAAATCCTCGATGAGCTTGGCGAAATGCCTCTGCCGCCATACATAAAGGAAACATTGGATGATCAGGACAGATATCAAACTGTTTATGCAAAGGAAAGAGGTTCTGCTGCTGCTCCGACTGCTGGTCTTCATTTTACAGAGGAGCTGCTTGAGGAATTAAAGGCAAAAGGCGTTCATATTGCTTTTATCACATTACATGTTGGCCTTGGTACTTTCCGCCCAGTAAATGTCGATGATATTGATAAGCATGAGATGCATGCTGAATTTTATCAGCTAACTGCTGGCACTGCCAAGTTATTGAACAAGGTGAGAGAAGAAGGCGGCCGTATTTTGTCTGTCGGCACTACATCGACTCGCACATTAGAGACAATTGCCAGTGCAAATGATGGCAAGTTTGTGGAAAGTAACGGCTGGACGAGCATATTTATATATCCTGGTTATGAATTCAAAGGAATTGATGGAATGATAACGAATTTTCATTTGCCGAAATCAACACTTATTATGCTTGTAAGTGCCCTTTCAAGCAGAGAGAACATTCTTCATGCCTATGAAACTGCCGTGCAAGAACGTTACCGGTTCTTTAGCTTTGGAGATGCTATGTTCATCAGATAA
- the tgt gene encoding tRNA guanosine(34) transglycosylase Tgt codes for MTAIRYELIKTCKQTGARLGIVHTPHGSFETPAFMPVGTLATVKTMAPEDLKTMGANIILSNTYHLWLRPGHEIVKEAGGLHKFMNWDKAILTDSGGFQVFSLSDFRKIQEEGVHFRNHLNGDKLFLSPEKAMEIQNALGSDIMMAFDECPPYPAEYDYMKASVERTSRWAERCLKAHGRPEDQGLFGIIQGGEYEELRKQSARDLVSLDFPGYAVGGLSVGEPKDVMNRVLEFTTPLMPDNKPRYLMGVGSPDSLIDGAIRGIDMFDCVLPTRIARNGTCMTSEGRLVVKNAKYARDFGPLDPECDCYTCKNYSRAYIRHLIKCDETFGIRLTSYHNLYFLLNLMENVRQAIREDRLGDFKEEFFERYGFNKPNAKNF; via the coding sequence TTGACTGCAATACGTTATGAATTAATTAAGACGTGTAAACAAACAGGAGCAAGGCTGGGTATCGTACATACTCCACATGGTTCCTTTGAAACACCTGCGTTTATGCCTGTTGGAACTTTGGCGACAGTGAAAACGATGGCGCCAGAGGATTTAAAAACAATGGGTGCCAATATCATTTTAAGCAACACATATCATTTATGGCTGCGTCCAGGACATGAAATTGTGAAAGAAGCAGGCGGCCTGCATAAGTTCATGAACTGGGATAAGGCTATTTTAACAGATTCAGGCGGCTTCCAAGTCTTCTCATTGAGCGATTTCCGCAAAATTCAAGAAGAAGGTGTGCATTTTAGAAATCACTTGAATGGCGATAAGCTGTTCCTTTCTCCTGAGAAAGCGATGGAAATCCAAAATGCACTTGGTTCAGACATCATGATGGCATTTGATGAATGTCCGCCATATCCGGCAGAATATGACTATATGAAAGCATCTGTTGAGCGTACGTCCAGATGGGCTGAGCGTTGTCTGAAAGCACATGGCAGACCAGAAGATCAAGGTTTGTTTGGTATCATTCAAGGTGGAGAGTACGAAGAGCTTCGTAAGCAAAGTGCAAGAGATCTTGTTTCATTGGATTTCCCAGGCTACGCAGTCGGTGGTCTTTCTGTTGGAGAACCGAAGGATGTTATGAATAGAGTGCTTGAGTTTACAACACCATTAATGCCTGATAATAAGCCTCGTTATTTAATGGGAGTAGGTTCACCGGATTCCCTAATAGATGGTGCTATTAGAGGGATTGATATGTTTGACTGTGTGCTTCCAACACGTATTGCCCGCAATGGTACATGCATGACGAGCGAAGGCAGACTTGTTGTGAAAAACGCGAAATATGCAAGAGATTTCGGACCGCTTGATCCGGAGTGTGATTGCTATACATGTAAAAACTACAGCCGTGCATACATCCGTCATTTAATTAAATGTGATGAAACGTTCGGAATTAGACTTACATCTTACCATAATCTCTATTTTCTGTTAAACTTAATGGAGAACGTCAGACAAGCGATTCGCGAAGATCGATTGGGGGACTTCAAAGAAGAGTTTTTCGAGCGCTACGGTTTTAATAAGCCAAATGCTAAAAACTTTTAA
- the yajC gene encoding preprotein translocase subunit YajC — MQNIMGLLPFILMFVLFYFLLIRPQQKRQKAVRQMQSDLKKGDKIVTIGGLHATVDAIDEGTIVLKSPDGSRLTFDRNAVREVVESSSSTILDKA; from the coding sequence ATGCAAAACATTATGGGGTTATTACCATTTATTTTAATGTTTGTTCTGTTTTACTTTTTGCTTATCCGTCCGCAGCAAAAGCGTCAAAAAGCGGTTAGGCAAATGCAGAGTGATCTGAAAAAAGGGGACAAGATTGTCACGATTGGCGGACTTCACGCTACTGTCGATGCAATCGACGAAGGCACTATTGTTCTTAAGTCGCCAGACGGCAGCCGTCTGACTTTTGACCGCAATGCTGTTCGTGAAGTTGTTGAATCTTCTTCCAGCACTATTCTGGATAAAGCATAA
- a CDS encoding TIGR04086 family membrane protein yields the protein MIAIFTLFITSSIVFSMLLRFTSLQEGSLQYIITAVSFIALFAGGFISGGKGKQKGWFLGGLTGLIYFLIVFLFSFLGLDQVFTFEQFIYHVCYTLIAMMGGILGVNLSKS from the coding sequence CTGATTGCGATCTTTACCCTATTTATTACAAGCAGTATTGTCTTTTCCATGTTGCTAAGATTCACCTCCCTCCAGGAAGGATCCCTGCAGTACATAATTACCGCTGTTTCCTTTATCGCCTTGTTTGCAGGAGGGTTCATCTCTGGAGGAAAAGGTAAGCAGAAGGGCTGGTTTCTTGGTGGATTGACTGGTCTGATTTACTTCTTAATTGTGTTCTTGTTCAGCTTTTTAGGATTGGATCAAGTTTTCACTTTCGAGCAATTCATTTATCATGTATGCTATACTCTGATTGCCATGATGGGCGGTATTTTAGGAGTTAACTTATCAAAATCATAA
- a CDS encoding DUF421 domain-containing protein — protein sequence MEEYIIILLRTLLLYAIIVLVFRMMGKREIGELSILDLVVYIMIAEIAVAAIEDIKTELVPTILPIFILLLIQIGLAALSLKSKKIRDLIDGKPTIIINKGKIDEKAMKGQRYNMDDLMLQLREKDVRNIADVEFAILETSGKLSVFEKEPGKSGITIPLIIDGIIQETSLKEVEKTEAWLRQELRKQGHARLENISFCSFQDGKFYIDYIDGK from the coding sequence ATGGAGGAATATATCATCATTTTGCTGAGGACCTTATTGCTTTATGCTATCATTGTTCTCGTTTTTCGGATGATGGGCAAACGGGAGATAGGGGAATTAAGCATTCTTGATCTTGTTGTATATATTATGATTGCAGAAATTGCCGTTGCTGCGATTGAGGATATTAAAACAGAGCTTGTTCCGACTATTTTGCCGATATTTATCCTGCTGCTGATTCAAATTGGTCTGGCAGCCCTGTCCCTAAAAAGTAAAAAAATCCGTGATTTAATTGACGGAAAGCCTACCATCATTATCAACAAAGGCAAAATCGACGAAAAGGCAATGAAAGGCCAGCGCTACAATATGGACGATTTAATGCTGCAGCTTCGGGAAAAGGATGTGCGCAATATTGCCGATGTTGAATTTGCGATATTAGAAACATCAGGTAAGCTGTCTGTGTTTGAAAAGGAACCAGGTAAATCAGGAATTACAATTCCGTTAATAATTGATGGCATCATTCAGGAGACAAGTTTGAAAGAGGTAGAAAAAACGGAAGCATGGTTAAGGCAGGAGCTAAGAAAACAAGGGCATGCGAGACTTGAGAATATCTCCTTTTGCAGCTTTCAAGATGGTAAGTTCTATATTGATTATATAGACGGAAAATGA
- the spoVB gene encoding stage V sporulation protein B: MSKFLQGTIILLAAGLITRVLGFINRIVIARFIGEDGVGLYMMVYPTLILVVTITQLGLPVAISKNVAEAYAEGNHRKVKSILVVALSTTLGLALVFTPLLYVLAPFLAETLFNDSRTLIPMMAIAPIIPIIAVSSVLRGYFQGKQTMKPAAVSQVIEQVIRITLIAVLTKAFLPMGIEYAAAGAMLAGVIGELASLLYLLTSFKWKKGFSLRNKFLQYMVKGKTTFQELMQIALPTTGSRMIGSVAWFLEPIVVAQSLALAGLTAINATKQYGVLTGFALPLLMLPSFFTQSLSTSLVPAISEANASGQKHKIDYLLQQALRFTFMTGGLAVIVIYVLAEPLMTVMYGSTKGTTFILLMAPFFILNYYQGPLQAALQALNLARAAMINSFIGAAVKTGVILLLASRPEFGIYGVAIALIVGFVLVTMLHFATITKSIGFSIYVKDYAKMIAVIFVVGYTGTVLAKWAWTDSLVLMVTTDTIIISLLYLILLFVFKLLKKEDIRRIPWIGPILTGK; the protein is encoded by the coding sequence AATTCTAGTTGTGACCATCACGCAGCTTGGACTGCCTGTAGCCATTTCAAAAAATGTAGCAGAAGCATATGCGGAAGGAAACCATCGCAAAGTCAAATCCATTCTTGTCGTGGCTTTGTCGACAACACTTGGACTAGCATTGGTTTTTACACCGCTTTTATATGTGCTTGCTCCGTTTTTGGCAGAAACATTATTTAATGACAGCAGAACATTAATACCGATGATGGCGATTGCACCAATTATTCCTATCATTGCTGTCTCATCTGTATTAAGGGGCTATTTTCAAGGGAAGCAAACAATGAAGCCTGCAGCTGTTTCGCAGGTAATTGAACAAGTTATCCGCATTACTTTAATTGCAGTCCTCACAAAGGCATTTTTGCCGATGGGAATTGAATATGCAGCAGCAGGAGCGATGCTTGCTGGTGTTATTGGAGAATTGGCCTCCCTGCTCTACTTGCTAACTTCCTTCAAATGGAAAAAAGGCTTTTCGCTGCGGAACAAGTTTTTGCAGTATATGGTGAAGGGAAAAACCACATTTCAAGAGCTTATGCAAATTGCCTTGCCGACAACAGGCAGCAGAATGATTGGAAGTGTGGCATGGTTTCTAGAGCCTATCGTTGTAGCCCAAAGTCTTGCTTTAGCCGGCCTGACTGCAATTAATGCAACAAAGCAATATGGGGTATTAACAGGATTCGCCTTGCCATTGCTTATGCTACCTTCGTTTTTTACACAATCACTTTCCACTTCACTTGTACCTGCTATAAGTGAAGCAAATGCGAGTGGACAGAAGCATAAAATCGACTATTTACTGCAACAGGCTTTAAGATTTACCTTTATGACAGGAGGACTAGCTGTCATTGTGATTTATGTATTAGCTGAACCGTTAATGACAGTCATGTATGGAAGCACGAAAGGAACTACCTTCATATTATTAATGGCACCTTTTTTTATCTTAAATTACTACCAAGGTCCTCTCCAAGCAGCCCTGCAAGCATTAAATTTAGCAAGAGCTGCTATGATTAACAGCTTTATTGGCGCTGCTGTGAAGACAGGCGTAATCCTGCTTCTTGCGAGCAGACCAGAGTTTGGGATTTATGGTGTGGCGATTGCTTTAATCGTTGGATTTGTACTTGTGACAATGCTCCACTTCGCGACAATTACCAAATCAATTGGCTTTTCTATCTATGTGAAAGACTATGCCAAAATGATTGCCGTTATATTTGTTGTCGGCTACACGGGAACTGTTTTAGCAAAATGGGCGTGGACAGACAGCCTTGTATTAATGGTAACCACTGATACCATCATTATTAGCCTGTTGTATTTGATCTTGCTTTTTGTATTTAAGCTCCTCAAAAAAGAAGATATAAGGCGTATTCCGTGGATAGGACCAATATTAACAGGAAAATGA